Proteins encoded in a region of the Buteo buteo chromosome 11, bButBut1.hap1.1, whole genome shotgun sequence genome:
- the LOC142037334 gene encoding T-box-containing protein TBX6L, producing MQALPDVKAPCEALPSPSLEPYPQSSIVVTLEDMGLWMKFHQIGTEMIITKSGRRMFPQCKIKVSGLIPYAKYLMLVDFVPMDNFRYKWNKDQWEVAGKAEPQLPCRTYVHPDSPAPGSHWMKEPVSFQKLKLTNNTLDQHGHIILHSMHRYKPRFHIVQADDLFSVRWSIFQVFSFPETVFTSVTAYQNEQITKLKIDNNPFAKGFREHGKNTRREGRAKCQKPSPAKGQKRKLPEEKESGAEECDFEKDENVDVKEESNPVVVSSGYPFWVSEQNGSHAFPAASPVPADQREGLAREQQVPTPSYQTYRFHEAGDSQQLPTRDAATLNDFRARCHPLDLTTVPEHDSKQLPEGFTNLPPLPPPLPPPQDYTGVVNMALDSVGKPGARAPMYSPYGTEQSLGQWMVPSHSQYRAMSYSAFSAEYNTQGAPGHAHGTVAEWSQYPLFPYACW from the exons ATGCAAGCTTTACCAG ACGTGAAAGCGCCGTGTGAGGCACTGCCTTCCCCCAGCCTGGAGCCCTACCCGCAGAGCTCCATTGTGGTCACCCTCGAGGACATGGGTCTCTGGATGAAGTTTCATCAGATAGGAACTGAGATGATCATCACCAAATCCGGCAG ACGAATGTTTCCACAATGCAAAATCAAAGTCTCTGGCTTAATCCCATATGCCAAGTACCTCATGCTGGTAGATTTTGTGCCAATGGACAACTTCAGGTACAAG TGGAATAAAGATCAGTGGGAAgttgctggaaaagcagagcccCAGCTCCCATGTCGCACCTACGTCCACCCAGAttccccagctcctggcagccACTGGATGAAAGAACCTGTCTCCTTCCAAAAACTGAAGCTCACCAACAACACTTTGGATCAACATGGGCAT ATCATCCTCCACTCCATGCATCGTTACAAGCCTCGCTTCCACATTGTGCAGGCAGATGACCTCTTCAGTGTCCGCTGGAGCATCTTCCAAGTCTTCAGCTTCCCTGAGACTGTCTTCACTTCTGTTACTGCCTACCAGAATGAGCAG attacaAAGCTCAAGATTGACAACAATCCATTTGCTAAAGGTTTCCGTGAGCATGGGAAGAACACTCGAAG GGAAGGACGAGCCAAATGCCAGAAGCCTAGTCCAGCCAAGGGCCAGAAGAGGAAGCTGCCCGAGGAAAAGGAGTCTGGTGCTGAGGAATGTG ATTTTGAGAAAGATGAGAATGTAGATGTGAAGGAAGAGAGTAACCCCGTCGTGGTCAGCAGCGGATACCCCTTCTGGGTCTCGGAGCAGAATGGCAGCCATGCCTTTCCTGCGGCGTCACCGGTGCCAGCTGACCAGAGGGAAGGTCTGGCCAGAGAGCAGCAAGTGCCTACACCATCCTACCAGACTTATCG GTTCCACGAAGCtggggacagccagcagcttccCACCCGCGATGCCGCAACCTTGAACGATTTCCGGGCAAGGTGCCACCCCTTGGATCTCACCACGGTGCCCGAGCACGACTCCAAACAGCTCCCAGAGGGCTTCACCAACCTGCCTCCGCTCCCTCcgcctctgcctcctccccaggaCTACACGGGAGTGGTGAACATGGCTCTAGACTCTGTCGGGAAACCCGGGGCCCGAGCACCCATGTACAGTCCCTATGGCACCGAGCAAAGCCTCGGCCAGTGGATGGTGCCTTCCCACAGCCAGTACAGGGCAATGAGCTACTCGGCCTTCTCTGCAGAGTACAACACACAGGGGGCTCCAGGACATGCCCATGGGACCGTGGCAGAGTGGAGCCAGTACCCTCTGTTCCCTTACGCCTGCTGGTGA